In Microbispora sp. ZYX-F-249, a single genomic region encodes these proteins:
- a CDS encoding TRAP transporter permease codes for MTETRHETSAEDLVAEFDAERPARRLPGRPAALVTIVALALSLYALYQTFRPGPVLPYRMAFLAVVLPLAFVCYKARRGGRDRPGVLDWVLAGLSLAVCAYPLVVFDDLIRRAYAPTPLDVAAGALLTLLLLEACRRTVGWILPVVCAVFAAYAYYGGYLPADWALGHRGYDLDRIVAAFTMGTEGVYGVPLDVAATYIILFTIYGAVLDHSGAGRFFVDVSFAAFRRSRSAPGRTVTLAGFLLGTVSGSGVATTVSVGSVAWPILRRAGYPREQAGGVLAAAGIGAILSPPTLGAAAFIIAEYLRVSYLTVLVYATIPTVLYYLGVFLAIEMDARRYGTHAVPVDAARPWPLIRRFGYHFSSLFVIIALMALGQSPFRAVVYATLLAFALSFLDRTPGGENRLTPRRAVRALAAGATGVLPVAVTCAAAGTIVGVVTLTGLGLKAGSLIVGLSGGNLAVTAVACALAVLLLGLAVPVTASFVIAAVIIGPALLNLGVTPAEAYMFIFYYAVLSEVSPPTALSAFAASAITGGNAHRTMWATWKYTLPAFLVPFAFVLTPPGAALLAQGPIGEVLLAAAVSALAVAALAVTTGGWIAGPAGPVERGLCALAAVLLLVLAPGPVLAGLGAAVLALAVHLVRRHREARL; via the coding sequence GTGACCGAGACCCGGCACGAGACGTCGGCGGAGGACCTCGTCGCCGAGTTCGACGCGGAGCGTCCCGCACGGCGCCTTCCGGGCCGCCCGGCGGCACTGGTCACGATCGTCGCGCTCGCCCTGTCGCTCTACGCGCTGTACCAGACCTTCCGGCCGGGGCCAGTCCTGCCGTACCGGATGGCGTTCCTCGCCGTGGTGCTGCCGCTGGCGTTCGTCTGCTACAAGGCGCGGCGCGGGGGCCGGGACAGGCCCGGCGTGCTCGACTGGGTGCTCGCGGGGCTGTCCCTCGCGGTCTGCGCGTATCCGCTCGTGGTCTTCGACGACCTCATCCGCCGGGCGTACGCGCCGACGCCGCTCGACGTGGCGGCGGGAGCGCTGCTCACGTTGCTGCTCCTGGAGGCGTGCCGGCGGACCGTGGGCTGGATCCTGCCCGTGGTGTGCGCGGTCTTCGCGGCGTACGCCTACTACGGCGGCTACCTGCCCGCGGACTGGGCGCTGGGCCATCGGGGCTACGACCTGGACCGGATCGTGGCGGCGTTCACGATGGGCACGGAGGGCGTCTACGGCGTGCCCCTCGACGTCGCCGCGACCTACATCATCCTGTTCACGATCTACGGCGCGGTGCTCGACCACTCGGGGGCGGGACGGTTCTTCGTGGACGTCTCCTTCGCGGCGTTCCGCCGTTCGCGCTCCGCGCCGGGGCGCACCGTCACGCTCGCGGGCTTCCTGCTCGGCACGGTGAGCGGCTCCGGCGTGGCCACCACGGTGAGCGTGGGCAGCGTGGCCTGGCCGATCCTGCGCCGGGCCGGCTATCCGCGCGAGCAGGCCGGGGGAGTGCTGGCCGCGGCGGGCATCGGCGCGATCCTGTCGCCCCCGACGCTGGGCGCGGCGGCGTTCATCATCGCCGAGTACCTGCGGGTGAGCTACCTCACCGTGCTCGTCTACGCGACGATCCCTACGGTCCTGTACTACCTGGGCGTCTTCCTCGCCATCGAGATGGACGCCCGCAGGTACGGCACGCACGCGGTGCCGGTGGACGCGGCCAGGCCCTGGCCGCTGATCAGGCGCTTCGGCTACCACTTCAGCTCGCTGTTCGTGATCATCGCCTTGATGGCCCTCGGCCAGTCGCCGTTCCGGGCGGTCGTGTACGCCACGCTGCTGGCCTTCGCGCTGTCGTTCCTGGATCGCACCCCCGGCGGCGAGAACCGGCTCACGCCGCGCCGCGCCGTACGGGCCCTGGCGGCGGGCGCGACCGGGGTGCTGCCGGTCGCGGTCACCTGCGCGGCGGCGGGGACGATCGTCGGCGTGGTCACGCTCACCGGGCTCGGGCTCAAGGCCGGCTCGCTGATCGTCGGCCTGTCCGGGGGGAACCTCGCGGTCACCGCCGTCGCCTGCGCGCTGGCCGTGCTGCTGCTCGGGCTGGCCGTGCCGGTCACGGCGTCCTTCGTCATCGCCGCCGTGATCATCGGCCCCGCCCTGCTGAACCTCGGCGTGACGCCGGCCGAGGCCTACATGTTCATCTTCTACTACGCCGTGCTGTCCGAGGTGAGCCCGCCGACGGCGCTGTCGGCCTTCGCCGCCTCGGCGATCACGGGCGGCAACGCGCACCGAACGATGTGGGCCACCTGGAAGTACACGCTCCCGGCGTTCCTGGTGCCGTTCGCGTTCGTGCTCACGCCGCCGGGCGCGGCCCTGCTGGCGCAGGGCCCGATCGGCGAGGTCCTGCTCGCCGCGGCCGTGTCGGCGCTCGCGGTGGCCGCTCTCGCGGTGACGACCGGCGGCTGGATCGCCGGCCCCGCCGGACCGGTCGAGCGGGGCCTGTGCGCGCTCGCCGCGGTCCTGCTGCTCGTCCTTGCGCCCGGGCCCGTGCTGGCCGGGCTGGGCGCCGCAGTCCTGGCGCTCGCCGTTCACCTCGTCCGCAGACACAGGGAGGCGCGACTGTGA